A region of Epinephelus fuscoguttatus linkage group LG1, E.fuscoguttatus.final_Chr_v1 DNA encodes the following proteins:
- the LOC125897791 gene encoding troponin T, cardiac muscle isoforms-like: MEKDLTELHSLIDAHFEQRKKEEEELISLTDRIEARRSERAEQMKIRAERERERQNKLAEEKAKKEEGEAKKKADDDARKKMILSNLTFTGYKQTQPGQKKQTEREKKKKILSDRRKELNIEHMKEDKLREKAKELWDWMRQLEAEKFDLKDQYTKQKYEITVLRNRVSDHQKVSKGRRTKRGLRK; encoded by the exons ATGGAGAAGGACCTGACTGAGCTCCACTCTCTGATTGATGCTCACTTCGAGCAGCgcaagaaggaggaagaggagctcaTCAGTCTCACAGATCGCATT GAGGCACGCAGGtcagagagagcagagcagatgaAGATCCgggcagaaagagaaagagagcggCAGAACAAACTAGCT GAAGAGAAAGCgaaaaaagaagagggagaagCGAAGAAGAAAGCAGACGATGATGCGAGGAAGAAAATGATTCTGTCCAACTTGACCTTCACTGGATACAAG CAGACACAACCCGgccaaaagaaacaaacagaaagagaaaagaagaagaagatcctGAGTGATCGACGCAAAGAGTTAAATATTGAGCACATGAAAGAGGACAAACtcag GGAAAAAGCCAAGGAACTGTGGGATTGGATGCGCCAGCTGGAGGCTGAGAAATTTGACCTTAAGGATCAGTACACAAAGCAAAAGTATGAG ATCACCGTGCTAAGAAACCGGGTCAGTGATCATCAGAAAGT TTCAAAGGGTAGGAGAACCAAGCGTGGCCTGAGGAAGTAA